A portion of the Equus quagga isolate Etosha38 chromosome 17, UCLA_HA_Equagga_1.0, whole genome shotgun sequence genome contains these proteins:
- the LOC124229076 gene encoding proteoglycan 3-like, which yields MKRPLLLPLLLLGTVAALHLESDNSHLDIRETQADLTQDVEGSGEQEGELALTEEVIQSEGEEAEASTNQDTFEDEQSMELDPAALAEQLQCPREEETIHLCGHPGCKNVNYLLVPSPKDFRQAQNVCERCYQGHLVSIHSSSLNHLLQYKIKDINQGQVWIGGILKGWWWRRRFHWTDGSTWDYENWPPGETGNGRGNCVALSSRDGYWRRAPCETRLPFICSS from the exons ATGAAAcgccctctgctcctgccccttctcctgctGGGGACAGTTGCTGCTCTTCATCTGG AGAGTGATAACTCCCATTTGGACATCCGAGAGACACAGGCAGACCTGACCCAGGATGTGGAAGGttcaggggagcaggagggagagttGGCCCTGACAGAGGAGGTGATTCAgtcagaaggagaggaggctgaggcttCCACCAATCAAGACACCTTTGAGGATGAGCAGTCCATGGAGTTGGACCCAGCAGCCCTGGCTGAACAGTTGCAGTGCCCCAGGGAAGAAGAAACAATACACTTGTGTGGCCATCCTGGGTGCAAGAATGTCAACTACCTTTTGGTGCCAAGCCCCAAGGACTTTAGACAAGCTCAG AATGTCTGCGAGAGGTGCTACCAAGGCCATCTTGTCTCCATACACAGCTCCAGCTTAAACCATCTCCTCCAGTACAAGATCAAGGATATCAATCAAGGCCAGGTCTGGATTGGAGGCATCTTGAAGGGCTGG TGGTGGCGCAGGAGATTTCACTGGACTGATGGGAGCACCTGGGATTATGAAAACTGGCCCCCAGGGGAGACCGGAAATGGGAGAGGCAACTGTGTTGCTCTGAGTAGCAGAG ATGGTTACTGGCGACGAGCTCCTTGCGAAACGCGTCTGCCCTTCATCTGCTCCTCCTAA